In Silene latifolia isolate original U9 population chromosome X, ASM4854445v1, whole genome shotgun sequence, the following proteins share a genomic window:
- the LOC141622808 gene encoding phospholipase D alpha 4, producing the protein MNGNKFFHGTLEATIFHATPFAPSFPFTCLSAGTRAAYVTIKIGHHKVARTTFERNRVWNQTFQILCAYPIDSTVTITMKTKCSVLGKIEFEARQLVNQASLINGFFPLLSEEGKLKPKLGLQFILWFKPADLEPSWEKLLNNDNFKGLRNATFPQRSNCSVTLYQDAHHLPSFQPPLSSHELPGKLWEDVYKALEGAKHLIYIAGWSFNPKMVLVRDPNTEIPRAKGVKLGELLKQKAEEDVAVRIMLWNDESSLPHIKNKGLMKTHDEDALAYFRDTRVICKLCPRLHNKFPTFFSHHQKTISVDTRVEDAPNKREIMSFIGGVDLCDGRYDTEQHSLFKTLNTDSHAHDFYQTNIPGANLHRGGPREPWHDAHACITGEAAWDVLTNFEQRWTKQCDPSLLIPASAIGNIIKSSPPISSDRNWNVQVFRSIDHFSASPLSLKVKTEKSIHDAYVEAIRKADKFIYIENQYFIGGCSLWEVDQNSGCKNLIPIEIALKVANKIRAQERFSVYVVIPMWPEGSPESESVQDILHWTRETMKMMYRLIGEAIRETGQQAHPRDYLNFFCLANREKEGPGEFLPPFSPHPSTLYWSAQKNRRFMVYVHSKIMIVDDKYILTGSANINQRSMDGARDTEIAIGCYQNKTSDESGQKNGGIYAYRMSLWYEHTGRAEKEFEEPHSLECVASIRSIGEQMWKIYSGDEIVDMNDAHLVSYPVTVGDDGCLEDLAGCSNFPDTQALIKGKRSKFLPPIFTT; encoded by the exons ATGAACGGAAACAAGTTCTTCCATGGAACATTGGAAGCCACCATCTTCCATGCAACACCATTTGCGCCATCCTTTCCCTTCACT TGTTTATCAGCAGGTACGAGGGCAGCATATGTGACGATCAAGATAGGCCACCATAAAGTGGCAAGGACAACATTTGAAAGAAACCGAGTCTGGAACCAGACCTTCCAAATCTTATGTGCTTATCCTATTGACTCAACCGTAACAATCACCATGAAAACTAAATGCTCTGTCCTTGGGAAGATAGAATTTGAGGCGCGCCAGCTAGTAAACCAAGCAAGCTTGATAAATGGCTTCTTTCCGTTGCTCTCTGAAGAAGGAAAACTAAAGCCGAAATTAGGGCTTCAGTTCATTTTATGGTTCAAGCCGGCAGATTTAGAGCCCAGCTGGGAAAAATTACTTAATAACGATAACTTTAAAGGCCTCCGGAATGCAACGTTCCCACAGCGTTCTAACTGCAGTGTAACATTGTACCAGGACGCTCACCATCTTCCCTCTTTCCAACCACCGCTATCTTCTCATGAGCTGCCTGGAAAGTTATGggaagatgtctacaaagctctCGAGGGAGCAAAACATTTAATATACATTGCGGGATGGTCTTTCAACCCCAAGATGGTGCTG GTTCGAGATCCCAACACAGAAATTCCACGTGCAAAAGGAGTGAAATTAGGTGAACTGCTCAAGCAGAAAGCGGAAGAAGATGTTGCAGTAAGGATAATGCTCTGGAATGATGAATCATCTTTACCACACATCAAGAACAAAGGCTTGATGAAGACTCATGACGAAGATGCTTTGGCATATTTCAGAGACACTCGAGTGATATGCAAACTATGTCCAAGATTGCACAATAAGTTTCCTACATTCTTCAGCCATCACCAAAAGACTATTTCTGTAGACACCCGAGTAGAAGATGCACCAAACAAAAGAGAGATAATGAGTTTTATTGGGGGTGTAGATCTCTGTGACGGTCGCTATGATACTGAGCAACACTCCCTATTCAAAACACTTAACACAGACTCTCATGCACATGATTTTTATCAGACAAATATTCCAGGAGCTAACCTCCACAGAGGTGGACCAAGAGAACCATGGCATGATGCACACGCTTGTATTACGGGTGAAGCAGCCTGGGACGTGCTTACAAATTTCGAGCAGAGATGGACCAAGCAATGTGACCCTTCCTTATTAATCCCAGCAAGCGCCATAGGGAACATAATCAAATCGTCTCCTCCAATCAGCTCCGACAGGAACTGGAATGTGCAGGTTTTCAGGTCAATTGATCATTTCTCTGCAAGTCCACTGTCACTTAAGGTCAAAACTGAAAAAAGTATCCACGACGCTTATGTTGAGGCTATCAGAAAAGCCGACAAATTCATATACATAGAAAACCAATATTTTATCGGAGGATGCAGCTTATGGGAGGTTGATCAGAACAGTGGATGCAAAAATTTGATTCCAATTGAGATTGCACTTAAGGTGGCAAACAagattagggcacaagagagattcTCGGTCTACGTGGTTATACCAATGTGGCCAGAAGGATCACCAGAGAGCGAAAGTGTACAGGATATACTGCACTGGACGAGGGAGACCATGAAGATGATGTACAGATTGATAGGAGAAGCAATCAGAGAAACAGGACAACAAGCGCATCCTAGAGATTACCTGAACTTTTTCTGCCTCGCTAATAGAGAAAAGGAGGGACCAGGAGAGTTTCTTCCCCCATTTTCTCCTCATCCCTCGACATTATACTGGAGTGCCCAAAAAAATAGAAGGTTCATGGTGTATGTCCACTCCAAGATAATGATAG TGGATGACAAATACATCCTAACAGGCTCCGCAAACATAAACCAGAGATCAATGGACGGAGCAAGAGACACAGAGATTGCGATAGGCTGCTATCAAAATAAAACAAGTGATGAGAGCGGACAGAAGAATGGAGGAATTTATGCTTATCGGATGTCTCTGTGGTACGAGCACACAGGAAGAGCAGAGAAAGAGTTTGAGGAACCGCATAGCCTAGAATGTGTGGCCAGCATACGCTCTATAGGGGAGCAGATGTGGAAGATATACAGTGGAGACGAGATTGTAGACATGAACGACGCTCATCTGGTATCTTATCCTGTGACTGTGGGAGACGATGGATGCTTAGAGGATCTAGCAGGCTGCAGTAACTTTCCGGACACACAAGCTCTAATTAAGGGGAAAAGATCAAAGTTTTTACCACCTATCTTCACAACATAA